The genomic stretch tcagcccgaggtacttttactcatcgtgatacgagatatcaaattatttcacgtgtaaagtatggcgttttactttacgagcgagggaaaaggtcttcactagtgagggaaaggtcacattacctcactagtaaagtaaatgattattttctgGCCTACGTTGTGAAAAGTTCATTACTCGTTCGTACATTGGAAAATTAGTAACGAATTTCAAGTAATAAATGAACTGATGGTAAAATATCATGACCCCATCACAGATTGAGAGCTATACTCGATTaagtaaatttgaaacaaCTAGCTAGAAAGAACTCTTAcaataattcccttgactgaaagtcagggtcttacaccagaaaataccgaaaaatgtgggtaacaaaaaggttcactgtaattgtgattgaaaatgtatgaaatgctatgaaaaacgttaaatgttaacaaaaaatcgttgagggcacgataacttgagtaatttttaaccaattaaaatcccgaggctaagttcgaagatgggctatgtgggactaaggatctggaagctatccgagaataacgggattttatactgttgatcatagcctcaattaaaaaaattactttgatgaaatttgattttgttttgtagtgtgggtaaatcatataagtttgttttcgacgtgcatgaaactagtaggaagaataatttcatcattcgatgCCCATCTTTTAAcgtgtaaacatctcttgctaacaacttgatagttgactatcaaatttgatagttaactatcaagttgtttgtcatttatcaagtaggtagttttttactccctttacaaccacatcttacgccagcaaaatgcctgttatcaaattagcacactttgattaaaaagtgtaagaaattttattgcttgccccatgcgaaaattgattcttacatatcaatttggcccctgcgaaaatggtcgattacatgagggatattTGCGTGACACTTTCGTCAGGAAATCTCTATTTTCGCGGGGTGCTCGAGTCATTcatgtaaaatcagttttcgtGGGGTGCAGCCATATGAAGGAGAATGCgtcatctgaaatattttatgctcTCTAACATGAAAACTGgaataattattgatgttttgtgtttttggacAATTATTTTGCAGTGGCGAGAGTTCAGTGTggcaaaagaatttcaattcttaaaaagaaaaatcacaaaactgaaagcGTCAGCCATATTTGTTCtagcaataatttcaatgtttgttaTGAACACACATGGCGAGCACTTTTAGTTGCGtattttttacttcaattcGAAAACACTTCACACATTGATTAATTTTAGATACAATTCATTTCacttcactgcaaaatttttcgtctaaataacaaaaacaacaaaatcattgcttAGAATGTATTATCATGGAACGGAATAACAATTCAATGACAATATGGCACCTGCTATGGTGTGATCACTTCGATCACTTTCGGTACGGAAAATGTTGGTATTGGTACAGCAGTACCAATACTGCTGTAccaataccaatattttcgggatatttttatgaagaagTATGAGCCGATTTCGGCTGTGTACTGGTTTTATAgtgccgaaaaaaattctatttgttttgttgattttgtctaCGGAGATAGTTGTATTTAAATCAGCTTTTGTTgctatttatagaaattgatatgtaagaatcaattttcgcttggGGCAAGCAataatagtaggttacagtgcaccctgcgaaaatgattcattacatgggggaacaattttgagatacgagcaactcacaagtgtgtgtttaagcgccaaggtttgaaaactgttattttgacgcgggtagttacatacctcgccttcggctcggatatgcaaactctacccttgtcaaaataacagttttcaaaccttggcgcttaaacacacacttgtgagttgctcgtatctcaaaattgttcccccatgtaatgaatcattttcgcagggtgcactgtaacctactattatTGCTTGCCccaagcgaaaattgattcttacatatcaatttggcCCCTGCGAAGATGGtcgattacatgagggatattTGTGTGACACTATCGTCAAGGAATCTCTATTTTCGCGGGGTGCACAGTCATTCACGTAAAACGAGTTTTCGCGGGGTGCAGCCAGATGAAGGAGAATGcatcatctgaaatatttaatgccttccaacagaaaaaaagaaaataattattgatgttttgtgtttttgaacacaaattttccagTGGCGTGAGTTGAATGTCGCAAAagcatttgaattatttcgaaaagaaaatcacaaaactgaaagtgTCAGCCATTTTTTGCTCcagcaataaattcaatgtttgtaATGAACACATGGCAAACACTTTTAGTTgcgtatttttcacttatattcgagaacactaaacactttgcTTATGTTAGACattattcacttcacttcactgcaaaatttttattctaaataacgaaaacaacaaaattaatgcattatcctgaaacggaaaaacaattcaGTGACAAGCCGACTGTTGTGACCGTTGTGACGTGTATTGAGATTACTGCTGTAACAATACCAACATAACATTAGTGTTgttttcgggatttttttcttcgtagaCGTGTGAGCCAATTTCGGAGGGTTCGGCGGTATACTAGATTCGTTGTTACTGCGTTAAggaataaattaagattggctcacctagtttgtttatattacgtaggtggaagcacggggtctcagggggtttcgaacatttagttttttcatgttgcagatattgcagtgtcaaattctgtccaagatgtgacatatttgcaaggtattgacctttttcacaaagtataatcagcgtaaccttcgtaaaaagaatcttgaatctgacaagagcacgtgtgccaacgtgtaaaaaacaaatgttcaaaaccccctgctgaaccgtggcgatcctcttgtcaaacggacagtacataaacaaattccatcatttattgatatgtaagaatcattatataatattttttctcggtctaccaattttctccttttacaaatatttttaatccctttaccattatagagtaataccaatttaccgaaaatattggtaaactgagttatttttaacgatgaaccaaaaactaatagagttcatttattaccatgtCACCATGTGAAGGTATATTAAGTACCGGGGAACTTCCTTTTTTTACGCAAAATTGTAAGAGAAGAACACCTTTggttcttttttattttgtgaaaaagtcctcgttccacattcacaaaacaagcTTCGCATCTGCtctgatgtaacaaaaagacaatcaaacagaataatagacagctcatacgagtgggaagtttacggcctgagcgaagcgagggtcgtaatctacacgagtcatattttatttatgatttaaggttgattgaaaatcttgaaaattgaaaattttaaagaaaattgagagctcaaaaataattccaccTTACCCTCGatgtttttcaagaaaaaaaatttgtcaaattttactgtcatttgcgTGGAGTAAATATGTTATGTGACAAGTTTTCatgaatacgtcaaaaatacatttagaaaagtgtcagtcaagggacctgacccgccgaaaaggtgggacctagtaaattaaaataaagaaaaattaccaTTGATGATGTGACATCTTACTAGCGATTAAAGTATTTTATTGTAATGCTACGCTTtatgaacaaaatttgttatgGAACCCGAAAACATTTGAGGGCAAAAACGTAAATTGTCCTCCAAATTGTCTGACTccaattttgtacatttttctttttttatgcaCAAACATTCTGCATTACACCGCAATGTGCACACGTCGCATTAAAATTAGTTCCAAATAGCTTCAAAAAGTAATCGGacggaattatttcctttttataatttgtcttttttaatgtaaatgtTTGTTCGGTTGgtgaaaatgttcaaatataTTGGTTTTGCGATTTTGTTCGTGTTCTTACCAAATATTAGTTTCGTTCATTCTCTTGTGGAAGGGAATAAAACTCTGATCAAAAACCACCCATGGCAAGCGTCTGTTATTATTCGAGACACAGCATGGATATTTTGGTGGCGGGAGCATAAATGTGGTGGAACAATAATAGGAAGAAAGTGGATTCTCTCCGCAGCGCACTGCTTTGATGAAAATTCCACAGACAGTATTTATGAAGTGCGAGTGGGCTCATCAATGGCCTCGTGGTGGGGACATGTATATTCCATCAGTAGTGTCACACTCCACGGCAATCGGCCTTCAAGTGACATTGCCATTATCGAGCTTGCCGACAATATGGCTTTTGACGATACAGTAAAGGAGATCAGGATGGCCGCCACTGATTTCACATTAACTGGTTTTGAAACTTTGATATCCTCTGGTTTTGGACGAGCATGCTTTCTGTGTGAATTCACCGAAGACTTAATGGAAGTAAGATTGGACTACATCAGCTGGAAAGATTGCAGAGCCACATTCGGCCGTGTAACAAGCAAGAACATTTGTGGCATGGACAAAGATAAGAAATCGACAGGTAATTGTTCAAGTTCATTCTTGAGAAAAACGTCTGTTATGCAGcacaaaaatgaagaattttgaCCTCCTGCCTTCTCGATCCGGAATTTTTTCTTGCATCAAAAGGTTTCGTCTCTGAGAGCAaatatagttatttatgccacagagTGATGTATGagtgattcttttgaaaagcgACCTgttgaaatcggacgcatttccagtggactttttcaTATGCGCCCAGATGAcgcaagaaatatttttttgaaaattcgttgATGCTTGTGTAGGTGATCGGAAACCGAAAACATACACTTTTCAAATTGAACTTTCTCCGGCTACACGCAACGTACGAGATCGTGTGAGGTGTCGTTAGAACGGTttttgcatgtactttcggggcaaataATCTTATATGCAAGATTGTTAAAGCAGCGACGAATCttcaaatagctattttcctaactagttGGTAAATTGGGGTGTTTTGCCCACTATATTATATGTGAGTTTTTACCATAGCCTAttttaggaattaaattcctgaaaattccaaaaattcttgaaattctctaaaattaccgaaaattctcgaaattcccaaaaagtatcgaaattctcgaaaattcccgaaaattcttgaaaattcctgaaaattctcgaaaattgttaaaacaatAGAAACTCACTACGTTTCGATTTTACTGTTCTTCAAAGTTTGGCCTAACATATTTCAAGGTACAAAGAgctatttttaagatttttcgattgattacCTTAGCCAGT from Bradysia coprophila strain Holo2 unplaced genomic scaffold, BU_Bcop_v1 contig_138, whole genome shotgun sequence encodes the following:
- the LOC119074114 gene encoding trypsin-5-like, translated to MFVRLVKMFKYIGFAILFVFLPNISFVHSLVEGNKTLIKNHPWQASVIIRDTAWIFWWREHKCGGTIIGRKWILSAAHCFDENSTDSIYEVRVGSSMASWWGHVYSISSVTLHGNRPSSDIAIIELADNMAFDDTVKEIRMAATDFTLTGFETLISSGFGRACFLCEFTEDLMEVRLDYISWKDCRATFGRVTSKNICGMDKDKKSTVCRTDSGGPVSIVDSNNEHILVGLVRGGHDCVAADPVVFTYIPEYRDWIQNITGI